Genomic segment of Corythoichthys intestinalis isolate RoL2023-P3 chromosome 7, ASM3026506v1, whole genome shotgun sequence:
tgattttgatgggtaaagttttgtcgaatcatctcccagaagtggtaatagcaactaaattcagtgtattaaTTGATTTAGAGAAGCGAACGCATCATGTCCTTAAGCAGCATGctgaggtctgaaggggttaaaaaaaaatacactctgAATATGGCTCTTaataatactaaaaaaaaaaaaaaaatctccatagtatataactcattgcctgccactaaCAATGAGTAATTAATAAAAACACAttacttctaggacatttttggggCCAACTATATTTACTTGTATCACAAAATCTTGTGTTCCTCTTCTGcagattattttatatatactcaatgacggcaatagacgttgaAAGGGCCAACTAGTTCAACTGGAATTGAtgcctattgccgtcaatggcactaaagcaTGAGATTTCACTGTCAACACTCTCATTTTTACTGTATATCTGTGATTTGCCTTTAAAAGGTGGGTCCAGATCTATTGAGTGATGTTGGTGTCGTGAAgaatgttgagtttggctgttctTTGTTGAGATTTTCCTTCAAGGTTTTTTGTAatgagtctttataaattatttacccaatttttgttttatttttctgtttccAGATCACAGTCATCTTCAAGTCCTACCACGGCTGCACGGACCAGAAAGTCTACCAGGCCACTACGGACGACCTGCCGTTAGCCTTTCAGGATGGCACTCGCAGCGGCGGTGAGAGCGGCAGCCTGACCATCACGGAACGTGGCGGTTCCGGAGTGGGCCGACAGGTGAAGATCCAGGCGCGGTACATTGGCACGTCCATTATTGTGCGACGCGTAGGCAGCTACCTGACCTTCGCCATCCGTATGCCCGAGGACATGCTGGACTTTTCCGAGGACGGCGGCGGTCTGCAGTTATGCCTGCACGGCTGCCCGCGGAACGAGCTCATCAAGGAGCACACATTAGGCCGCCAGAGCCAGCAGCACCGGCGACCGGGCGCCGCCACCGAGCTCGGTCCGCTGCGGCCCCCTCACCAGGTCTACACGGTGGAGCGAGCCACGGCAAAGTGTCGAGAGACCCTGCAGGTAGAGGACGTTTACTTCCAGTCCTGCGTCTTTGACTTGCTAACAACGGGAGACCCCGAATTCTCCATGGCGGCGTACGGCGCCTTAGAAGATTTGAAGGCGCTGCCGCCCAGCAAACTCAAGCAGAACTCTCCGAGGAGTCCGCGCCTTTACAACCGAGGGGCGTCACAGACAGCTGCAATCAACTGCACAGCTTCTGTTCTCACACTTCTACTCGTCATTGTGCAGCttttgtaaaaacaaacaaacaaacaagcaaacaaaaagAACTATAATGTTATATTAAAGACAAGTGGAAGTATCACCAGCTTGAGGAAAGAGTGACAAGTGCCAATGTAATATTTCTTAATTCCACCTTTGAAGGATTGCAAACAGGACAAAAATATTATTACGCggctttttttaaatactatatCTCGGGTTTGATTTTTgtaaatataaaaatgtcatacaCACGCTCCACTATGTGGTGTCTCCAGCCATAGTCACAGCATTTAAAAGTATCAACAGCATGTTTTGtgtatttaaatgttatttcacAATGTGGcatgctaaatacacaagctccaACAACTTTATGTAAAAACTACCTATCCACCGTACAGTGTACTATAATATACATGTAATGCATTTGGTCGTTCTGTGAAGCACTCCCTCTTCAAGCTATTTGACTTCCACTGTTAAAAGTTTAGAAAAGAAATctttatataataatatattaaagacgtgtatatatgttttatattgTGTACATTTGCTGTTGTATAGTTTTAAGTTGTCATATGGTATGTTGTGTTATCTAGCCGATTTTAGTAAATAAACTAATGTGTTTTTCTCAATGTAATTTTCCATATTAAACTGTTGGACACTCCTAAACAGTTTCACTGTTTGTGTTTTTAACTTTTATAAGCTCAGTGAAAGGGGAAGGTGTGAGTCACATACATTTTCGCAGTGAGCCATACTGAGTAGGTGGTCCTCTTCCATCCTTATTTCTTCCAAGGGGAGCATGACCCAGCATTTCCTGCTTTAagattaaataaaatgtgtgcGGGTTAAGACATTTTGAAACACTTTAATATGTAAAAGATGGAAAATCCAACTTTGACAAACCATTGTAGTCCTTATTCAACCCTGATGGGGTCCTCAGTCCATAAGAGCTGAAACCGTGAGAAAAGCAGTGAGGCTTAGCACCCAAGAGCGAACGTTTAGAATGTGACATTACTGTGTATGTCTTGTTACATTGTGAGTATAACATAAGTATCGGATGTTTAtgtttatcctttttttttggggggggggggggggggggcaaataaATTGCTTAGTAActgttttttattattcatgTTTTCCTTCTTGATTTTAAATGGGGAAATGTCTCCCATGCTTAGAAAAGTATTCTTGAAGTCAAATTTTCAAAAGGTAAGACAAAAGATAAATACAAAGATTTCATGGGGGCACATTGCAGatgtaaactaaaaaaaacaaaaacaatattgtaAAACTTAGCGAGGAAATGAAATCTTTAAATAATTGTAATTGTTTAAAACATTTGCAAATCTATGTACTAGTATATTTCCAAACATCTAATAAATACTATCATAAGTTTATGGACGTAAATGTTAATGGATGTAACATTTGTGGGCTACATATTTAGTCAGCGGATGAAGTGccctctacaaaaaaaaaaaaaaaaaaaatacttggcaTAGGACAAAACATTAGCCAAAAAATTCAGGATATTTTTACAATCTTTCATGCATGCGCAAAATCAAACAACAACTGCATTCTCCTCATTCATAAATTTTGCAAATGAAAAGGTTAAATTAAGAGGAATTTTGAAATTATGTCTATTATGTGCCAGTTATTAATGATACTTAAAACTAaagtcttatatatatatacagtctttaaaaaatattttaaacaaaacaaaaatacaataattcatTGCAATAGCAGAGAGGCGGAACAGGTTTGTTCACATATCTTCCATAAGCTGTTGCCATTGCGCTTTCAACTATGTCTGATGACACGGTTAAAAtgccattaaaataaataacatacttTTTATACTTTGTTTTATCGCATTGTTTTAGCCTGGCTAGGGTATGACAAAGCCTGATGACCCGCCAAGAAAATAATATTTGGTAAATACTTATATAGCACATTTATCTACAATTCTAcatgtttttatgtttattagcacacatttaccctttcatgcacacagtcacacaccaatggtgttGCTGCCAACCTATTGtgggcaaattagggttcagtgccttgcccacgggcacttcgacagtgggcagtcgtagccagGAATCGCTGACCCTTCAGTCCCAGGACAACTTAAGCTACCAACTCTGCCCTATTTAACAATGGAATTAAACTTTCACAAACTCCACCTCCTAAACACCTATCGGCCAAAAGTACGTTCTCGAGACCGTTGTTGTGGAGCAGCTCCGTCAAGCTTTCCGATTCCGTATTTCCTCATAAAACTGAATATCAAAGTTGTAGTTACTGTTATCGAATATTATATTCGATAACAGTACAGTCTTTGCCATAACGTCTATAACGCTATTAGTGTGGCTGTCTCATTATTAGTGAAGGGTGCTTGCTATATTTCCAATATGACCCTCTGCTGCATATTGTAAACCCATTTGCTTCAATCGGGAGGATGTTGCACTGGTTTTGCACAAAAAGAGATCCATTAAAACACTCCGTCTGCCCGCAATGGCTATGCCATTAAAGTGACAAAGCTTGTCGGATTAGCAACGGATTAGGCGGAGCTTTTCCGAAAGgtaaatagcgtaccgcacaaatgctatttttagaccgtgacttcGCAATCGTaacccggaagtgggtcaactttgcatagacacgccctcacatacaactcatgttattactgcttgttttctgccggtaatctttcaaaaaagaacatgccgagtaaacagtgCTGCTattgaacttgtagaaatgactctagacatcacgagatatgaaggatgttttcttcatacgtttcccgaagccaaaaaagacgaaaaaatgtgaacaatggatcaacttgtgcggacgtccaaaataccagtttaacgc
This window contains:
- the rgmd gene encoding RGM domain family, member D isoform X2, with product MPSTSWEDEQRSSRSVDEKQSRNSILTEWIGMGRSGPQITAKLQLLDCVTLMMVVISLLYPPAFCQQCRIQRCNAEYVASTSPSSGLHEDAPPDVDYCIALRAYALCTRRQARSCRGDLVYHSAVFRIKELFSQHNCSSDGPTSSAKVPSTSRPAVSELCNYENRVLAVGSGGQQKKYAHCGLFGDPHLRTFRDEFQTCKVEGAWPLIDNRFLSVQVTNVPVVLGSSATATSKITVIFKSYHGCTDQKVYQATTDDLPLAFQDGTRSGGESGSLTITERGGSGVGRQVKIQARYIGTSIIVRRVGSYLTFAIRMPEDMLDFSEDGGGLQLCLHGCPRNELIKEHTLGRQSQQHRRPGAATELGPLRPPHQVYTVERATAKCRETLQVEDVYFQSCVFDLLTTGDPEFSMAAYGALEDLKALPPSKLKQNSPRSPRLYNRGASQTAAINCTASVLTLLLVIVQLL